A region of Staphylococcus sp. IVB6181 DNA encodes the following proteins:
- a CDS encoding methionine gamma-lyase family protein, whose amino-acid sequence MNLEQIISETEAELQPYFKEIEACAYRNQAKVLDAFHAVKASESDLQGTTGYGYDDIGRDHLEAIYAHTFKTEDALVRPQIISGTHAITLALQANLKYGDELLYITGSPYDTLLEVIGVNGNGIGSLKENGVIYNEVDLTVEGQIDTDAVINAMSDKTKIVAIQRSKGYDQRPSISVSAIGQAITAIKAQYPNVIVFVDNCYGEFVEDQEPSEVGADLTAGSLIKNPGGGLARIGGYIVGRTDVIERCGYRLTAPGIGKEAGASLNELPSMYQGFFLAPHVVSQSLKGALFTSLFLTKLNMNTVPAFDTPRTDLIQTVQFDTAEQMIRFCQCIQAASPINAHFSPEPSYMPGYEDDVIMAAGTFVQGSSIELSADGPIRPPYEAYVQGGLTYEHVKLAVTRAVKQMSEEGLI is encoded by the coding sequence ATGAACTTAGAACAAATCATTTCAGAAACAGAAGCAGAATTACAACCTTATTTTAAAGAAATAGAAGCGTGCGCTTATCGCAATCAAGCTAAAGTATTAGATGCTTTCCATGCGGTCAAAGCCTCTGAGTCAGATTTACAGGGGACGACAGGATACGGCTATGATGATATCGGACGCGACCATTTAGAAGCAATCTATGCGCATACTTTTAAAACTGAAGATGCATTAGTGCGACCGCAGATAATATCTGGTACACATGCGATTACACTTGCGCTGCAAGCCAATTTGAAATATGGAGATGAACTACTCTATATTACAGGCAGTCCTTATGATACGCTGCTTGAGGTGATTGGTGTAAATGGCAACGGCATCGGCAGTTTGAAAGAAAATGGTGTTATCTACAATGAAGTAGACCTGACAGTGGAAGGACAGATTGATACGGATGCAGTGATAAATGCGATGAGCGATAAAACTAAAATCGTCGCAATTCAACGTTCAAAAGGTTATGATCAACGTCCGTCTATTTCGGTAAGTGCTATCGGACAAGCGATTACAGCCATTAAAGCACAGTATCCAAATGTTATTGTGTTTGTGGATAATTGTTACGGCGAGTTTGTGGAAGATCAAGAACCAAGTGAAGTCGGGGCAGATTTAACAGCAGGTTCGCTGATTAAAAACCCGGGCGGCGGATTAGCACGTATCGGCGGTTATATCGTCGGCAGAACAGATGTTATCGAACGCTGCGGTTATCGTTTAACAGCACCAGGTATCGGTAAAGAAGCGGGCGCATCGCTCAACGAATTGCCGAGTATGTATCAAGGTTTCTTCTTAGCACCGCATGTCGTAAGCCAAAGTTTGAAAGGTGCTTTATTTACAAGCTTATTCTTAACTAAGCTGAATATGAATACAGTACCTGCTTTTGATACACCAAGAACAGATTTAATTCAAACAGTACAATTCGATACTGCAGAACAGATGATTCGTTTTTGCCAATGTATTCAAGCCGCATCGCCAATTAATGCACACTTCAGTCCAGAGCCGAGTTATATGCCTGGCTATGAAGATGATGTTATTATGGCTGCCGGCACATTTGTACAAGGGTCATCGATTGAACTTTCTGCAGATGGTCCTATCAGACCGCCTTATGAAGCATATGTACAAGGCGGATTAACTTATGAGCATGTGAAATTAGCGGTCACAAGAGCTGTGAAACAAATGAGTGAAGAAGGACTTATTTAA
- the hflX gene encoding GTPase HflX, giving the protein MPQDKIFDTEEVIEKALLIGVDAYDEKEFDFRATMDELKALAETCRLEVLGEITQQKDRIEDKSYVGKGKLQEIKDYVEMYDVDVVVANDELTTAQSKSLNDNLGVKIIDRTQLILEIFAMRASSKEGKLQVELAQLDYLMPRLMGHGKSLSRLGGGIGTRGPGETKLETDRRHIRRRMNEIKHQLKTVVEHRERYRSKRRQNHVFQVALVGYTNAGKSTWFNILADESTYEKDLLFATLDPKTRQIQINDGYNLIISDTVGFIQKLPTTLIAAFKSTLEEARDADLLLHVVDASNEDYRTQYDTVNRIIGDLDMDKIPQAVIFNKKDLSEGPAPASQLPNVFVSARNEEDEAAVRRLLIQQVEKQMEPYQETVPADDADRLYFLKRHTLIHSLVFNESTESYDVEGYRRKAEENGEK; this is encoded by the coding sequence TTGCCTCAAGATAAAATATTTGATACAGAAGAAGTAATCGAAAAAGCCTTGCTTATCGGTGTCGATGCATACGATGAGAAAGAATTCGACTTCAGAGCAACAATGGATGAACTTAAAGCATTGGCAGAAACATGCCGCTTAGAAGTGCTGGGCGAAATTACACAACAAAAAGATCGTATTGAAGATAAATCCTATGTCGGCAAAGGCAAGCTGCAAGAAATTAAAGACTACGTCGAAATGTATGATGTCGATGTAGTAGTAGCCAACGATGAGTTGACGACTGCACAGTCTAAAAGCTTAAATGACAATTTGGGAGTAAAAATCATTGATAGAACGCAATTGATATTAGAAATCTTTGCGATGCGTGCGAGCAGTAAAGAAGGTAAGCTTCAAGTAGAATTAGCGCAGCTTGATTACTTGATGCCGCGCTTAATGGGACATGGTAAAAGCTTATCTCGTCTCGGCGGGGGAATCGGTACCAGAGGTCCGGGTGAAACGAAACTTGAGACAGACCGTCGTCATATCCGCCGTCGTATGAATGAAATCAAGCACCAATTGAAAACGGTAGTTGAACATCGTGAGCGCTACCGCAGCAAACGCAGACAAAATCATGTCTTCCAAGTCGCATTGGTAGGTTATACCAACGCAGGCAAATCAACATGGTTCAATATTCTTGCGGATGAATCCACATATGAAAAGGACTTATTGTTCGCAACCTTAGATCCGAAAACACGCCAAATCCAAATTAATGACGGTTATAATTTAATTATTTCAGATACCGTCGGCTTCATTCAGAAATTGCCGACAACACTGATTGCGGCCTTCAAATCTACACTCGAAGAAGCAAGAGATGCGGATTTACTGCTGCATGTTGTTGATGCAAGCAATGAAGATTACAGAACGCAGTATGATACGGTTAATCGTATTATCGGTGATTTAGACATGGATAAAATTCCGCAAGCAGTTATTTTCAATAAGAAAGATTTAAGTGAAGGTCCAGCACCTGCGTCTCAACTGCCGAACGTCTTTGTGTCAGCACGTAATGAAGAAGATGAAGCAGCAGTGCGCCGCCTATTGATTCAACAAGTTGAAAAGCAGATGGAGCCTTATCAAGAAACAGTACCTGCAGATGATGCAGATCGCTTGTACTTCTTAAAACGTCATACATTGATTCATTCATTAGTATTTAATGAATCAACAGAAAGTTATGATGTAGAGGGTTACAGAAGAAAAGCAGAAGAAAACGGAGAGAAGTAA
- a CDS encoding glutamine synthetase family protein, whose translation MAKRTFTKEDIRRFATEENVRYLRLQFTDILGTIKNVEVPVSQLEKVLDNEMMFDGSSIEGFVRIEESDMYLHPDLDTWVIFPWTAGQGKVARLICDVYGTDGKPFAGDPRTNLKRVLKEMEELGFTDFNLGPEPEFFLFKLDEKGEPTLELNDHGGYFDLAPTDLGENCRRDIVLELEDMGFDIEASHHEVAPGQHEIDFKYADAITACDNIQTFKLVVKTIARKHNLHATFMPKPLFGVNGSGMHFNVSLFKGKENAFFDPNGQDQMTEEAYQFIAGILKNARGFTAVCNPLVNSYKRLVPGYEAPCYIAWSGKNRSPLVRVPTSRGLSTRVEVRSVDPAANPYMALAAILEAGLDGIKNKLKVTDPVNQNIYEMNRDQREAIGIEDLPSTLYTALKAMRENKIVKNALGPHIYSQFIHSKSIEWDYYRTQVSEWEREQYMKLY comes from the coding sequence ATGGCAAAACGTACATTTACAAAAGAAGACATCCGCAGATTTGCTACAGAAGAAAACGTAAGATATTTACGCTTGCAATTCACTGACATTTTAGGAACAATCAAAAATGTTGAAGTACCTGTAAGTCAATTAGAAAAAGTATTAGATAATGAAATGATGTTCGACGGATCTTCAATCGAAGGTTTCGTACGTATTGAAGAATCAGATATGTATTTACACCCTGACTTAGATACTTGGGTTATCTTCCCTTGGACTGCTGGTCAAGGTAAAGTTGCTCGTTTAATCTGTGACGTTTACGGTACTGACGGCAAACCATTCGCTGGCGACCCTCGTACTAACTTGAAACGTGTATTAAAAGAAATGGAAGAATTAGGCTTCACTGATTTCAACTTAGGACCTGAACCAGAATTCTTCTTATTCAAATTAGATGAAAAAGGCGAACCAACACTAGAATTAAATGACCACGGCGGTTACTTCGACTTAGCACCAACTGACTTAGGTGAAAATTGCCGTCGCGATATCGTATTAGAATTAGAAGACATGGGCTTTGACATTGAAGCCAGCCACCACGAAGTAGCACCTGGCCAACATGAAATTGACTTCAAATACGCTGATGCAATCACTGCTTGTGATAACATCCAAACATTTAAATTAGTAGTTAAAACAATCGCTCGTAAACATAACTTGCATGCGACATTTATGCCGAAACCATTATTCGGTGTAAACGGAAGCGGTATGCACTTCAACGTTTCTTTATTCAAAGGTAAAGAAAATGCATTCTTCGATCCTAATGGTCAAGATCAAATGACTGAAGAAGCTTACCAATTCATCGCAGGTATCCTTAAAAACGCTCGCGGTTTCACAGCTGTCTGCAACCCGCTTGTTAACTCATACAAACGTTTAGTACCTGGATACGAAGCACCTTGCTACATTGCTTGGAGCGGTAAAAACCGTTCACCATTAGTACGTGTCCCTACTTCACGCGGTTTATCAACTCGTGTTGAAGTACGTTCAGTTGACCCTGCTGCTAACCCTTACATGGCTTTAGCCGCAATCTTAGAAGCTGGTTTAGACGGTATCAAAAACAAACTTAAAGTTACTGATCCTGTTAACCAAAACATCTATGAAATGAACCGTGACCAACGTGAAGCAATCGGTATTGAAGATCTTCCTTCAACACTTTACACTGCTTTAAAAGCAATGCGCGAAAACAAAATTGTTAAAAACGCATTAGGACCACACATCTATAGCCAATTCATCCACTCTAAATCAATCGAATGGGATTACTATAGAACACAAGTTTCTGAATGGGAACGCGAACAATACATGAAATTGTATTAA
- the hfq gene encoding RNA chaperone Hfq, with protein sequence MSNTTTIQTNFLEGFKTSKEELTVFLLNGFQMKGTIVDYDDSVVNLYSQGKNHLIYKHAISTFTQEPSVVE encoded by the coding sequence ATGAGTAACACAACAACAATTCAAACAAACTTCTTAGAGGGCTTTAAAACAAGCAAAGAAGAATTAACGGTCTTTTTATTAAACGGTTTCCAAATGAAAGGAACAATCGTTGATTATGATGACAGCGTCGTTAATTTATATTCTCAAGGAAAAAACCACTTGATTTACAAACATGCAATCAGCACATTCACTCAAGAACCATCAGTTGTTGAATAA
- a CDS encoding MerR family transcriptional regulator has protein sequence MSNDAIRRNMAVFSMSVVNQLTELTPRQVRYYESHGLVKPERTPGNKRMFSMNDLDRLLEIKHLLEKGFNLKAIKQIIHQDEQHLSTDEKALRKHVIVEATQKPQQEAIPINRGDLSRFIK, from the coding sequence ATGTCTAATGATGCAATACGCAGAAACATGGCCGTCTTCTCTATGAGTGTCGTAAATCAATTGACTGAGCTAACACCAAGACAGGTACGGTATTACGAATCACATGGACTCGTTAAACCAGAGAGAACACCCGGTAACAAAAGAATGTTTTCAATGAATGATTTAGATCGCCTGTTAGAAATCAAACACCTTTTAGAGAAAGGGTTTAACCTTAAAGCAATCAAACAAATCATTCATCAAGATGAGCAGCATTTATCTACGGATGAAAAAGCGCTTAGAAAACATGTTATCGTCGAAGCAACACAGAAACCGCAACAAGAAGCTATCCCGATAAATCGAGGCGACTTATCTCGCTTTATCAAATAA
- the miaA gene encoding tRNA (adenosine(37)-N6)-dimethylallyltransferase MiaA, translated as MSSTKPLLVVIVGPTAVGKTELSIELAKAIDGEIISGDSMQVYKGMDIGTAKATADEMQNIPHYLIDILNPDQSFSAYDFKVRAEAQIKKIISKGKIPIIAGGTGLYIQSLIYDYPFDKEEISPEKAEEVRQKMTELETLSNEQLHNYLASFDAASSEDIHPNNRKRVLRAVEYYLKTKKKLSNRKKVQQYTENYDTLLIGVETSRKTMYQRINNRVDVMMNAGLLEEVQQLLEQGYSNCQSMQAIGYKELIPAINQDITIDQAVDKLKQHSRNYAKRQMTWFKNKMNVQWFDREKEPLPVILESISAQIKKRSNQQ; from the coding sequence ATGAGTAGTACAAAGCCATTGTTAGTGGTTATCGTTGGACCTACTGCTGTAGGAAAAACAGAATTAAGTATTGAGTTAGCTAAAGCGATAGACGGTGAAATCATCAGCGGGGATTCTATGCAAGTTTATAAAGGTATGGATATCGGAACAGCAAAAGCTACAGCTGATGAAATGCAGAATATCCCTCATTATTTAATTGACATCTTAAATCCAGACCAGTCATTTTCTGCATACGACTTTAAAGTACGTGCAGAAGCACAAATTAAAAAAATTATAAGTAAAGGCAAAATACCCATTATCGCTGGCGGCACAGGACTTTATATTCAATCATTGATTTATGATTATCCTTTTGACAAAGAAGAAATCTCACCAGAGAAAGCAGAAGAAGTGCGTCAAAAAATGACAGAACTCGAAACGCTTTCCAATGAACAGCTTCATAACTATTTAGCAAGTTTTGATGCGGCATCTTCAGAGGACATTCACCCTAATAATCGTAAAAGAGTATTGAGAGCGGTAGAATATTACTTGAAAACGAAAAAAAAATTAAGTAATCGTAAAAAAGTTCAACAATATACAGAAAATTATGATACATTATTAATAGGGGTAGAAACATCGCGCAAAACAATGTATCAACGCATAAATAATCGTGTTGATGTCATGATGAATGCAGGTTTATTAGAAGAAGTTCAGCAACTATTGGAACAAGGATATTCAAATTGCCAAAGCATGCAAGCAATAGGATATAAAGAATTGATTCCGGCTATCAATCAAGACATTACGATCGACCAAGCCGTTGATAAACTCAAACAACATTCTAGGAATTACGCAAAACGTCAAATGACTTGGTTCAAGAACAAAATGAATGTGCAATGGTTTGATAGAGAGAAAGAGCCGCTTCCAGTAATATTAGAAAGTATCTCTGCCCAAATAAAGAAAAGGAGCAATCAACAATGA
- a CDS encoding glutathione peroxidase — protein sequence MSIYDIEVKDVDGKPYQLDEYKGKVMLIVNTASQCGFTPQFEGLQKLYEAYQSQGFVVLGFPCNQFGKQEPGSGHEAMQNCKINYGVTFPMHEKIKVNGEEQHPLYQYLTDQQDGFFNSKIKWNFTKFLIDRDGNVVNRFSPQKNPSQIESDIEALL from the coding sequence ATGAGTATTTATGATATAGAAGTGAAAGATGTTGATGGAAAACCTTATCAACTTGATGAATACAAAGGTAAAGTCATGTTAATTGTCAACACTGCCAGCCAATGCGGTTTCACGCCGCAATTCGAAGGCCTTCAAAAGCTTTACGAAGCTTATCAATCACAGGGATTTGTCGTTTTAGGCTTCCCTTGCAACCAATTCGGCAAACAAGAACCGGGCAGCGGACATGAAGCCATGCAAAACTGCAAAATCAATTACGGGGTAACCTTCCCGATGCATGAAAAAATTAAAGTAAACGGAGAGGAACAACATCCCCTCTACCAATATTTAACAGATCAGCAAGACGGCTTTTTCAACAGTAAAATCAAATGGAATTTCACCAAATTCTTAATTGACAGAGATGGCAATGTTGTTAACCGATTCTCTCCGCAGAAAAACCCAAGTCAGATTGAATCTGATATCGAAGCATTATTGTAA
- a CDS encoding glycerol-3-phosphate dehydrogenase/oxidase, with amino-acid sequence MSLSTLNREAIKQRLKNQEYDVVIIGGGITGAGVALDAADRGMKVALVEMQDFAQGTSSRSTKLVHGGLRYLKQLQVGVVAETGRERAIVYENGPHVTTPEWMLLPMHKGGTFGKFSTSIGLAMYDRLAGVKKSERKKMLNKQQSLEKEPLVKRKGLKGGGYYVEYRTDDARLTIEVMKRAAEKGADIVNYTKSVNFTYDNKEQVNGIQVTDMLSDEAYTIHAKKVINASGPWVDEVRSADYSRNNKQLRLTKGVHIVIDQSKFPLQQAVYFDTEKDGRMIFAIPREGKAYIGTTDTFYNNDKTSPLPTQDDRDYLIDAVNYMFPGLDITDKDIESSWAGVRPLILEEGKDPSEISRKDEIWEGKSGLLTIAGGKLTGYRHMAKGIVDLLSKRLQQDFGLKFGPCKTKHLTISGGDVGGSANFENFVEQKTAEGAKYQLDAETAEAIARRYGSNADELYKIAHTAQYQNSGLPLAIYAELIYGIQNEMVYKPTDFLIRRTGMLYFDIEDVLKYKDAVVEVLAQLLNYDTVQRALFTEELNEAIDEARTGNDQPAEK; translated from the coding sequence ATGAGTTTATCAACATTGAACAGAGAAGCAATCAAACAAAGATTAAAGAATCAAGAATATGACGTAGTGATTATCGGAGGCGGTATTACAGGTGCAGGTGTCGCTTTAGATGCGGCAGACCGCGGAATGAAAGTCGCACTTGTAGAAATGCAAGACTTTGCACAAGGTACAAGTTCTCGTTCGACTAAATTAGTCCATGGCGGTTTGCGTTATTTGAAACAGCTGCAAGTCGGGGTAGTAGCTGAAACAGGCCGCGAACGTGCGATTGTATATGAAAACGGTCCGCATGTTACAACACCTGAATGGATGCTGCTGCCGATGCATAAAGGCGGTACATTCGGCAAGTTCTCAACTTCTATCGGTTTAGCAATGTATGACCGATTAGCAGGAGTTAAAAAGTCTGAACGCAAGAAAATGTTAAACAAACAGCAATCATTAGAAAAAGAACCGCTTGTAAAACGAAAAGGTCTTAAAGGCGGCGGTTATTATGTTGAATATCGTACAGATGATGCACGCTTAACAATCGAAGTGATGAAACGTGCAGCTGAAAAAGGGGCAGATATTGTCAACTACACAAAATCAGTCAACTTTACGTACGATAATAAAGAACAAGTCAATGGTATCCAAGTGACAGATATGCTGTCAGATGAAGCATATACGATTCATGCGAAAAAAGTAATCAACGCAAGCGGTCCTTGGGTAGACGAGGTCAGAAGTGCGGATTACTCTAGAAATAATAAACAATTACGCTTAACAAAAGGGGTTCACATTGTTATTGATCAATCTAAATTCCCTTTACAACAAGCAGTTTACTTTGATACTGAAAAAGACGGCAGAATGATTTTCGCAATTCCTAGAGAAGGCAAAGCATATATCGGAACAACAGATACGTTTTATAACAATGACAAAACATCACCGCTGCCAACACAAGATGATCGCGACTACTTGATTGATGCAGTTAATTACATGTTCCCAGGACTTGATATTACAGATAAAGATATCGAATCATCATGGGCAGGTGTAAGACCGTTAATTTTAGAAGAAGGCAAAGATCCATCTGAAATTTCTCGTAAAGATGAAATTTGGGAAGGCAAATCAGGTCTGTTAACGATTGCCGGCGGTAAACTAACAGGCTACAGACACATGGCAAAAGGTATTGTTGACTTGCTTTCTAAACGCTTGCAGCAAGACTTCGGTTTGAAATTCGGTCCATGCAAAACGAAACATCTTACAATTTCAGGCGGCGATGTCGGCGGCAGCGCTAACTTCGAAAACTTTGTCGAACAAAAAACAGCCGAAGGTGCGAAGTATCAATTAGATGCTGAAACAGCTGAAGCAATTGCAAGACGTTACGGTTCAAATGCTGATGAACTGTACAAAATTGCACACACTGCACAATATCAAAATTCAGGCTTGCCGTTAGCAATTTATGCAGAATTGATTTACGGTATTCAAAATGAAATGGTATATAAACCGACGGATTTCTTAATCCGCAGAACAGGTATGTTATACTTTGATATTGAAGACGTATTAAAATATAAAGACGCAGTAGTAGAGGTACTGGCACAATTATTGAATTACGATACAGTACAACGTGCTTTATTTACAGAAGAATTGAATGAAGCAATTGATGAAGCAAGAACAGGAAATGATCAACCAGCTGAAAAATAA
- the glpK gene encoding glycerol kinase GlpK, with product MEQYILSIDQGTTSTRAILFNKEGEIVSTAQREFTQHFPNLGWVEHDANEIWTSVLSVIATVLNDDDIYPRQVVGIGITNQRETTVIWDKNTGRPIYNAIVWQSRQTQDIVQSLRDQGYEDTFREKTGLVLDPYFSGTKIKWILDHVEGAREKAEKGDLLFGTIDSWIVWKLSGGAAHVTDYTNASRTLIYNIHDLKWDDELLEILDIPKQILPEVHESSEIYAKTKDYHFFGQEVPIAGIAGDQQSALFGQACFDRGNVKNTYGTGGFMLMNTGKEAVQSDNGLLTTIAYGLDGEVHYALEGSIFVSGSAIQWLRDGLRMINSAPESENYANRIESTDGVYVVPAFVGLGTPYWDSSARGAVFGITRGTEKEHFIRATLESICYQTRDVVEAMVQDSGINVDSIRVDGGAVKNNFLMQFQADIQNITVERPEINETTALGAAYLAGLAVGFWDSKEEIANRWKLEKAFEPQMDEDEREKLYKGWKKAVEATQVFKLDD from the coding sequence ATGGAACAATACATTTTATCAATAGACCAAGGTACAACAAGTACACGTGCCATTTTATTTAATAAAGAAGGGGAAATTGTTTCTACAGCGCAACGCGAATTCACACAGCATTTTCCAAATTTAGGCTGGGTAGAACACGATGCCAATGAGATTTGGACTTCTGTGTTATCAGTAATTGCGACGGTTTTAAATGATGATGATATTTATCCGAGACAAGTGGTAGGTATCGGGATTACCAACCAAAGGGAAACAACTGTAATTTGGGATAAAAATACAGGAAGACCGATTTATAATGCGATTGTGTGGCAATCCCGCCAAACACAAGATATCGTTCAATCTTTACGCGACCAAGGTTATGAAGATACTTTCCGCGAAAAAACAGGATTAGTGCTTGACCCTTACTTCTCTGGCACAAAAATCAAATGGATTTTAGATCATGTAGAGGGTGCAAGAGAGAAAGCAGAAAAAGGCGATTTATTATTCGGTACAATCGATTCATGGATTGTCTGGAAATTATCCGGCGGTGCTGCTCATGTTACAGACTATACGAATGCCAGCCGTACGCTGATTTATAATATTCATGACTTGAAATGGGACGATGAATTGTTGGAAATTCTGGATATTCCAAAACAAATCCTGCCTGAAGTACATGAGTCAAGCGAAATTTATGCCAAAACAAAAGACTATCACTTCTTTGGTCAAGAGGTACCGATTGCAGGGATTGCCGGCGACCAGCAATCTGCATTATTCGGACAAGCTTGTTTCGATCGAGGCAATGTGAAGAATACGTATGGTACAGGCGGCTTTATGCTGATGAATACGGGAAAAGAAGCGGTTCAATCTGATAATGGTTTATTAACAACTATCGCTTATGGATTAGACGGCGAAGTGCATTATGCTTTAGAAGGTTCAATCTTCGTGTCAGGCTCAGCAATTCAATGGTTGAGAGACGGGTTGAGAATGATTAACTCTGCGCCTGAATCAGAAAATTATGCGAACCGTATTGAATCTACGGATGGTGTTTATGTGGTGCCTGCCTTTGTAGGTTTAGGTACACCTTATTGGGATTCAAGTGCACGCGGTGCAGTCTTCGGCATTACACGCGGTACTGAAAAAGAACACTTTATCAGAGCAACTTTAGAATCCATCTGTTACCAAACACGTGATGTGGTTGAAGCGATGGTGCAAGACTCTGGTATTAACGTAGACAGTATCCGTGTAGACGGCGGTGCAGTGAAGAACAACTTCTTAATGCAATTTCAAGCAGATATTCAAAATATCACGGTAGAACGTCCTGAAATCAATGAAACCACAGCATTAGGTGCAGCTTATCTTGCAGGTTTGGCTGTTGGATTCTGGGACAGCAAAGAAGAAATCGCAAACCGTTGGAAATTAGAAAAAGCATTCGAACCGCAAATGGATGAAGACGAGCGCGAAAAATTATACAAAGGCTGGAAAAAAGCCGTTGAAGCAACGCAAGTATTCAAGTTAGACGATTAA
- a CDS encoding alpha/beta fold hydrolase, whose amino-acid sequence MCPNTFKVTVEDGTNIEVKLDKANKTRIGIVHIFHGMAEHMGRYDVFVESLNQQGYDVIRHNHRGHGKDINEKTRGHFDSVAQVASDAYEIAQTLYPERRNMPYIVLGHSMGSIIARKYVEMFPDIAQGLILTGTGQFPKIKAKLAAAALKLITIVLGKRTRLKWLNRLAFKPFNRRIKEIRTENDWLSTKREEVDKYCADPYSGFSVSNQVIYSTLHEMLVTSSPKEIKKMNADLPVLLISGKEDAFGDYGKGIRRLGVMLKKNGVKHITVQLYRNKRHEILFEDDYVHTWNNMYDWIKKNILNKYK is encoded by the coding sequence ATGTGTCCAAACACATTTAAAGTTACAGTCGAAGATGGAACAAATATCGAAGTGAAATTAGATAAAGCGAATAAAACGCGTATCGGTATTGTACATATTTTTCATGGGATGGCAGAACATATGGGGCGTTATGATGTATTTGTCGAATCGCTTAACCAGCAAGGTTATGATGTGATTCGCCATAATCATCGCGGTCACGGCAAGGATATCAATGAGAAAACAAGAGGACATTTTGACAGCGTCGCACAAGTCGCTTCAGATGCATATGAAATTGCTCAGACTTTATATCCAGAACGCCGAAACATGCCTTATATCGTGTTGGGCCATTCAATGGGATCGATTATTGCACGCAAGTATGTCGAAATGTTTCCAGACATCGCACAAGGTCTGATCTTAACAGGCACAGGGCAATTCCCCAAAATCAAAGCGAAACTCGCGGCTGCTGCGTTGAAATTAATCACGATTGTACTTGGGAAACGCACACGTCTTAAATGGTTAAACCGTCTTGCATTTAAGCCTTTCAATCGTCGTATCAAAGAAATACGCACAGAAAATGATTGGTTATCAACAAAGAGAGAGGAAGTTGATAAGTATTGCGCCGATCCGTACAGCGGATTTTCAGTTTCCAACCAAGTAATCTACAGCACATTGCATGAAATGCTTGTAACTAGTTCTCCAAAGGAAATTAAAAAGATGAATGCAGATTTGCCTGTTCTATTGATATCTGGTAAAGAGGATGCTTTCGGAGATTACGGAAAAGGTATCCGCAGATTAGGTGTAATGTTAAAGAAAAATGGCGTTAAGCACATTACAGTGCAGCTGTACCGCAATAAACGACATGAAATTCTTTTCGAAGATGATTATGTCCATACATGGAATAACATGTATGACTGGATTAAGAAAAATATCCTAAATAAATACAAATAG